A genome region from Labilibaculum antarcticum includes the following:
- a CDS encoding GNAT family N-acetyltransferase yields the protein MKRTRLNQTNETGFLQAWELYEDAFPKEERRELDLQQKIIQNVNYHFDIVSDNGVFVGFILWWQFAGLRYIEHLATLIEYRGKGYGKCIVEQFLSQASEAIILEVELPNCDTSKRRIAFYERLGFTLNRDDYRQLPMRKNGVPIQMLLMTYPNGLTETSLTLFKESFREMCYVPYFE from the coding sequence GTGAAAAGAACCAGACTAAACCAAACGAATGAAACAGGCTTTTTACAAGCCTGGGAATTGTATGAGGATGCTTTCCCAAAAGAGGAACGCAGGGAGCTTGATTTGCAGCAAAAAATCATACAGAATGTAAATTATCATTTCGATATTGTAAGCGATAATGGAGTTTTTGTGGGTTTTATATTATGGTGGCAATTTGCTGGACTGAGGTATATTGAACATTTGGCCACACTGATTGAATATAGGGGCAAAGGATATGGTAAATGCATTGTTGAGCAGTTTCTTTCGCAAGCTAGTGAAGCTATAATACTAGAGGTGGAACTGCCCAATTGTGATACCAGCAAGCGGCGAATTGCTTTTTACGAACGCTTGGGATTTACCCTAAATAGGGACGACTACCGACAACTTCCCATGCGAAAAAATGGAGTTCCCATACAAATGCTTTTAATGACTTATCCTAATGGGTTAACAGAAACTAGTCTGACTCTTTTCAAAGAAAGCTTTCGGGAAATGTGCTATGTTCCATATTTTGAATAG
- a CDS encoding DJ-1/PfpI family protein, protein MKKKIFIFLFDGFSDWEISFLTPELNKSEKFDLVFFSKNGGVVSSMGGLQINTVNSLSELIIDDLDLLILPGGTAWEKGENEEISQFTKDIFEIGKPIAAICAATAYLGQLGLLDDVKHTSNDLNYLKGVAPKYNGEKNYLSSLAVTDQNMITANGIAPIEFAKEIFKKMELYNDIDLEKWFQLFKNGIWSE, encoded by the coding sequence ATGAAGAAAAAAATATTTATTTTCCTATTTGACGGATTTTCCGATTGGGAAATATCTTTCCTCACACCAGAGCTGAATAAGAGTGAAAAATTTGATTTAGTATTTTTCTCAAAAAATGGAGGTGTAGTCTCATCAATGGGAGGATTACAAATTAATACAGTTAACTCACTTTCAGAATTAATTATTGACGATTTAGATCTGCTGATTCTGCCAGGTGGAACAGCATGGGAAAAAGGAGAGAATGAAGAGATAAGCCAATTTACCAAAGATATTTTCGAAATAGGAAAACCAATTGCTGCAATTTGCGCTGCAACTGCTTATCTGGGACAATTAGGATTGTTGGATGATGTGAAGCACACCAGTAATGATTTAAATTATTTAAAAGGAGTGGCTCCGAAATATAATGGGGAGAAGAATTATTTAAGCTCGCTGGCAGTAACTGACCAGAATATGATTACAGCTAATGGAATTGCTCCAATTGAATTTGCAAAAGAAATTTTTAAGAAAATGGAATTGTATAATGACATTGACCTTGAGAAATGGTTTCAATTGTTTAAAAATGGGATTTGGAGTGAATAA
- a CDS encoding AAA family ATPase, producing the protein MKISRIEINGYKILKQNLVEMNDFQLFPQGSQILGLIGSNGSGKTTFCSMIARVFQSISTRSKLEFDISIEFEYKSSKRVLKCVDNYVWLAVDGETIYDFKLGSRLKYEDKIIHNERVISFWNGKFILSTFETCGEYPNEKPSNYLGDDPILKYDVASIYGKNIFGYPSITEGIIRFLKSDEKQSIAGSFLERMGFRLSGEVDIKIVRSITDGYWDSSLESAESILYKKIKNDNRLEFTSEPQILDTPTTLEICKDYSGYIGKQIFLNGFRLIKEDVDLGFDDLSSGEKFLIIRYISILSGIENDSIIVVEEPENHLNPKWRELVIPALHKVATAYNSILIFTTHDYRIIRYLHNDCVLNVTNGVINKIDTQILLCDEYDFEAIGEKTISFIYSDLIEVYHKLNRFEKAQLINSMCNVEEKMKLRKTYLTDDETH; encoded by the coding sequence ATGAAAATATCTAGAATAGAAATTAATGGTTATAAAATACTAAAACAAAACTTAGTTGAAATGAACGATTTTCAACTATTTCCTCAAGGGAGTCAGATTTTAGGACTAATTGGTTCAAATGGCAGTGGAAAAACTACTTTTTGCTCAATGATTGCAAGGGTTTTCCAATCTATTTCAACTAGATCGAAGCTAGAATTTGATATATCAATTGAATTTGAATATAAATCAAGTAAGCGAGTATTAAAATGTGTAGATAATTACGTTTGGCTGGCTGTCGATGGTGAAACTATCTATGATTTCAAGTTAGGCTCACGACTTAAGTATGAAGATAAGATAATACATAATGAAAGAGTTATTTCTTTTTGGAATGGGAAATTTATCCTTTCAACGTTTGAAACATGTGGTGAATACCCAAATGAAAAACCTTCAAATTATCTTGGAGACGATCCAATTTTAAAGTATGATGTGGCTTCAATTTATGGTAAAAATATTTTTGGATATCCATCTATAACGGAAGGAATTATTAGATTTTTGAAGAGTGATGAAAAACAGTCAATTGCAGGTTCGTTCCTTGAGAGGATGGGATTTCGTTTGTCTGGTGAAGTGGATATTAAAATCGTACGTTCAATTACTGATGGGTATTGGGATAGCTCGCTGGAATCTGCAGAATCTATATTATATAAAAAAATTAAAAATGATAATAGATTAGAATTTACCTCTGAACCTCAGATATTAGATACTCCTACAACATTAGAGATTTGTAAAGACTACTCTGGATATATTGGGAAACAAATATTCTTGAATGGGTTTCGATTAATTAAAGAAGATGTTGATTTAGGATTTGATGACCTAAGTTCTGGTGAGAAATTTCTAATTATTCGATATATTTCCATATTGTCGGGTATAGAAAATGATTCAATTATTGTAGTTGAAGAGCCTGAAAATCATTTAAATCCCAAATGGCGAGAATTGGTAATCCCTGCCTTACATAAAGTAGCAACTGCTTACAATTCAATCTTAATATTTACAACGCATGACTACAGAATAATTAGATATTTACATAACGATTGTGTCTTAAATGTTACAAATGGAGTAATTAATAAAATTGACACTCAAATTCTTCTTTGTGATGAATATGATTTTGAAGCAATTGGCGAAAAAACAATCTCTTTTATTTATAGTGATTTAATTGAGGTTTACCATAAATTAAACCGATTTGAAAAAGCGCAATTGATAAACTCAATGTGTAATGTTGAAGAAAAAATGAAATTGAGAAAAACGTATTTAACAGACGATGAGACTCATTAG
- a CDS encoding HNH endonuclease, whose protein sequence is MERILALRVKKEFLIQLVSLISKKDARRGLRVSAVQNGRIHQNIFSVNKFQVSVSVTNLAEFIYDNILFYPTYWKEIDESGFSKMKLKEQLFKNQGNCICPYCDSDEDLTLLNFEIDHLLPKSEFPMLYLNEKNLFPCCQACNNQHYGKGNRFLNQYYNLYKTEIGLKVHFDLKKELKISGLDNVSNDFIKLIQLETRHNKELFANKVQKLAKKIRKDLKINIKNRTYLDYEAPHYYLIKELYEKYSIEILEYGRIDNPI, encoded by the coding sequence ATGGAACGGATTTTAGCTTTACGGGTTAAAAAAGAATTTTTAATCCAACTAGTTTCACTTATTTCAAAAAAAGATGCGAGAAGAGGGCTACGTGTATCAGCGGTACAAAATGGTCGGATACATCAAAATATATTTTCAGTCAATAAATTTCAGGTATCGGTCAGCGTTACTAATTTAGCCGAATTTATTTATGATAATATTTTGTTTTATCCAACATATTGGAAGGAAATAGATGAATCAGGGTTTAGTAAAATGAAACTAAAAGAACAATTGTTTAAAAACCAAGGTAATTGTATATGTCCATATTGTGACTCTGATGAAGATCTAACTTTATTAAACTTTGAAATAGATCATTTATTACCGAAATCCGAGTTCCCAATGCTTTACCTTAATGAAAAGAATTTATTCCCTTGCTGTCAAGCATGCAACAATCAGCATTATGGAAAAGGCAATCGTTTTCTAAACCAATATTATAATTTATATAAAACAGAAATTGGTTTGAAAGTTCACTTTGATTTGAAAAAGGAACTTAAAATTAGTGGACTTGATAATGTTTCAAATGATTTCATCAAACTTATTCAGCTTGAAACTCGACATAATAAGGAACTATTTGCGAATAAAGTACAAAAATTGGCGAAGAAAATTAGGAAAGATTTAAAAATAAATATCAAGAATCGAACTTATTTAGATTATGAGGCTCCTCACTACTATTTAATAAAAGAACTATATGAAAAATATTCTATAGAAATACTAGAGTATGGTAGGATAGATAATCCTATATAG
- a CDS encoding DMT family transporter, translating to MRYFLMLLALAVGCLLPIQASINAKLGAFLKAPLMAALVNFMVGSFILLLVILGTRTPNNLLLAVKEAPIYAWIGGLMGCIYVSSIIFLIPRLGAALSFGLIVCGQLVFSLILDHFGMFGVPVQPINWGRIAGVLLILVGVLVIQKF from the coding sequence ATGAGATATTTTTTGATGTTGTTGGCTCTTGCTGTTGGTTGTTTGTTGCCTATTCAGGCAAGCATTAATGCCAAATTGGGTGCATTTTTAAAAGCGCCGCTAATGGCAGCTTTGGTCAATTTTATGGTGGGTAGTTTTATACTCTTGTTGGTCATTTTAGGAACCCGTACGCCAAATAACTTATTGCTGGCGGTAAAAGAGGCTCCAATATATGCATGGATAGGCGGTCTCATGGGTTGTATTTACGTTAGTTCCATAATTTTTCTTATACCTCGATTGGGAGCAGCCTTAAGCTTCGGTTTAATTGTGTGTGGTCAGTTGGTGTTCTCCTTGATACTGGATCATTTTGGAATGTTCGGAGTACCTGTTCAACCCATTAACTGGGGACGAATTGCCGGGGTTCTTCTAATTTTAGTCGGCGTATTGGTAATTCAGAAGTTTTAA
- a CDS encoding M1 family metallopeptidase: protein MKTAQTFLVLIALLVSLCHTSTKQISIEAGVAKTMAEYRKANISNLKYQLNFDIPEARKEAISGTNKISFDLLSTNQDLQIDFRENADLIRKVVCNGKSSNYLFELEHLIIPKGELAEGKNEIDIEFTAGNSSLNRNDEFLDTLFVPDRARTAFPCFDQPDLKAAFQLNLTVPKNWKAIANGKLDSKKEEGEQSHYSFLTTKALPTYLFSFVAGKFEAITREHKGRKHTMYHRETDLKKLADNTDEIFRLLFQSLDWLEEYTDIPYPFAKYDIVVIPSFQYGGMEHTGATLYNASKLFLDKNATNKSTLYRANLIAHETAHMWFGDLVTMKWFDQVWLKEVFANFLADKITNPSFPDMNHKLKFQMAHFPSSYSVDRTSGANPINQVLPNLKDAGSVYGSIIYHKSPIVMDMLERITGEEALQKGLQTYLKNYSYDNATWEDLIAILDASTTSNLKQWSKVWVNKAGRPTLSTDITTENDQITDFTIIQTDAKGNPGDWNQDLNILLGYEKTSEVLSVKFDQPQLVISKAKGKRTPDYIIPNGKGNAYGFFKLDAKTKLFLLENMHKIKDDLVRGVAWINLYENLCEGEVNGKEFVLAVEKQLPKEKSTLILERMLSYMQSVYWLHLSAEERLQIGKHLEDSLWIQLNAEKDMSKKSSLYSTLSSIAESKSRLEQLFAVWKEEIAIGGFSLSETKATALACNLAIKMPEKSDELVAVQTERIENPNRKKRMQFVAPALSADRQIRAEFFANLHKAENREIERWVLDGLGYLNHPLREKEALTYLPQALELLQEIQITGDIFFPYNWLSTSYSGLQSKEAGDITRQFLAERPDYPENLKLKILQASDLVLRKEQGSSFKEQGVRIKGKGERRKEQG, encoded by the coding sequence GTGAAAACCGCACAAACATTTCTGGTTCTTATTGCATTGCTTGTTTCATTGTGCCACACAAGCACAAAACAGATAAGCATTGAAGCAGGAGTTGCCAAAACAATGGCTGAATACCGAAAAGCCAATATCTCCAATTTGAAATATCAGCTGAATTTTGACATTCCCGAAGCTCGTAAAGAAGCAATTTCAGGAACAAATAAAATCAGTTTCGATTTACTGTCAACCAATCAGGATCTTCAAATTGATTTTCGTGAAAATGCCGACTTAATCCGTAAAGTAGTTTGTAACGGGAAAAGCTCCAACTACCTATTTGAATTGGAACATTTGATTATCCCGAAAGGGGAATTGGCAGAAGGAAAAAACGAGATTGATATTGAATTTACTGCCGGGAACAGCTCCTTGAATCGTAACGATGAATTCTTAGACACTTTATTTGTACCGGACAGAGCCAGAACCGCTTTCCCATGCTTTGACCAACCAGATTTAAAAGCAGCCTTTCAGTTGAATTTAACGGTGCCTAAAAATTGGAAGGCCATTGCCAATGGCAAGCTCGATTCTAAAAAAGAGGAAGGTGAACAAAGCCATTACAGCTTTCTTACGACCAAAGCTCTTCCCACCTACTTATTTTCTTTCGTAGCCGGAAAGTTTGAAGCTATAACTAGGGAACACAAGGGGCGGAAACATACCATGTATCACCGTGAAACTGATCTCAAAAAGCTGGCTGACAATACCGATGAAATATTTAGATTGCTATTTCAATCGCTGGATTGGCTGGAAGAATATACCGATATCCCTTACCCTTTTGCCAAGTACGATATTGTTGTGATTCCATCCTTTCAATATGGCGGAATGGAGCACACAGGAGCGACCTTGTACAATGCTTCAAAATTGTTTTTGGATAAAAATGCGACCAACAAAAGCACCTTGTACCGGGCAAATTTAATTGCACACGAAACTGCTCACATGTGGTTTGGCGATTTAGTGACTATGAAATGGTTCGATCAGGTTTGGCTAAAAGAGGTTTTTGCCAATTTCCTTGCCGATAAAATTACGAATCCAAGCTTTCCGGATATGAACCACAAGTTAAAATTTCAGATGGCACATTTCCCTAGTTCGTACAGCGTAGATCGCACAAGCGGAGCCAATCCAATTAATCAGGTATTGCCAAACCTTAAGGATGCCGGATCGGTCTATGGAAGCATCATTTACCACAAATCGCCCATTGTAATGGATATGCTGGAACGGATTACGGGTGAGGAAGCATTGCAAAAAGGCTTACAAACTTATCTGAAAAACTATTCCTACGACAATGCTACATGGGAAGACCTTATTGCCATACTCGACGCAAGCACTACAAGCAATTTAAAGCAGTGGAGTAAGGTTTGGGTAAACAAGGCTGGAAGACCGACCCTATCAACGGATATAACGACTGAAAACGATCAGATTACTGACTTTACAATCATACAAACTGATGCCAAAGGCAATCCTGGTGACTGGAATCAGGATTTGAACATCCTTTTAGGCTATGAAAAAACAAGTGAAGTTTTATCCGTAAAATTTGATCAGCCACAGCTTGTGATTTCGAAAGCTAAAGGCAAAAGAACACCTGATTATATTATCCCAAATGGAAAAGGAAATGCCTATGGATTTTTTAAATTAGATGCTAAAACCAAGCTATTCCTTCTTGAAAACATGCACAAAATTAAAGATGATTTGGTGCGTGGAGTTGCCTGGATCAACCTTTATGAGAATCTTTGTGAGGGAGAAGTAAACGGAAAAGAATTTGTGCTTGCCGTCGAAAAGCAACTACCAAAGGAGAAAAGCACCTTGATTTTGGAACGCATGTTATCTTATATGCAATCGGTCTATTGGCTGCATTTAAGTGCCGAAGAGAGATTACAAATTGGGAAACATTTGGAAGACAGCCTTTGGATTCAATTGAACGCGGAAAAGGACATGAGCAAGAAATCGAGCTTGTACTCTACTTTAAGCAGTATTGCAGAAAGCAAATCGCGTTTGGAACAACTCTTTGCAGTTTGGAAAGAGGAAATTGCCATTGGCGGATTTAGTCTTTCGGAAACCAAAGCAACTGCCTTAGCTTGCAATTTGGCTATAAAAATGCCCGAAAAATCAGACGAGCTTGTTGCTGTACAAACGGAGCGAATTGAGAATCCTAATCGCAAAAAACGCATGCAGTTTGTGGCTCCTGCCCTTTCTGCCGATCGGCAAATTCGTGCAGAGTTCTTTGCCAATCTGCACAAAGCTGAAAACAGAGAAATTGAACGTTGGGTTTTAGATGGCTTGGGGTATTTAAATCATCCCTTACGGGAAAAGGAAGCATTGACCTACTTGCCACAGGCTTTGGAATTACTGCAAGAGATTCAGATTACAGGCGATATATTCTTCCCATACAATTGGCTGAGCACTAGTTACAGTGGTCTTCAATCGAAAGAGGCTGGAGATATTACCCGTCAGTTTTTGGCTGAACGTCCTGATTATCCTGAGAATTTAAAATTGAAGATTCTTCAGGCTTCGGATTTGGTGCTGAGGAAGGAACAAGGATCAAGTTTCAAGGAACAAGGTGTAAGGATCAAGGGAAAAGGAGAAAGGAGAAAGGAACAAGGATAA